In Desulfurococcaceae archaeon MEX13E-LK6-19, the genomic window TATTCCTGATAAATTCTGCAAGAGAGTTCACGAAATCTATAACTGATATAGCAGGTGACAAGAAATTAGGGTATTCAACTATAGCCATAAAGTATGGCGAGAAAAATGCTGCAAAAGCAGCATTGATCTTTAGCATTATTGGAACAATTATAGCTGTTGTTCTAGGTGTCATGGGTTATGCGAGTATCATCTATACAATAATGCTCGGCATTGCTGGATTATGGTTTACAGCAAACGCATTTAAAGTCTATATTAATCCAAATAAAGAAGTTGCCCACAAGGCTAAAAACAATATGATAAAAGCAATGCTCTTAGCGCTCATAGGGTACCTGCTATCTAGGATCCAATGATTTCTTTTACTATACTCTTATACCTCTTTATATTCCTCGTCTCCAAGGGATCTAGTCCACGTAGTCTAGCAAGTTTAACACTAGCAAGTCCAAGTAATAGACTGCCATAGAGTAATTTCTCTAGCAGTGTACGTCCCTTTAACTCTACTGTATATGTTTCAATACCTGCTTCACTATATATGGTCTTCATGAATTCAATTAGTTTCATACCAGCCTTGTCTTCAGGATCCACTACTAGTAATGCAAACCAGTCTCTTCTATAAGGCTCTTCCCACCCAACAATGTCATTATGTGCCCATTCGGGAGATACATCAGTTTTCACGGGTATTTTTGCGTTCTCATTAAATTCATTCTTACCTCTTATAGCAAGTACCTCGAGTGGTGTATGTGTTGCTATTACTAGATCTTTCTTCTTCTCATTGATCTCTACAGCAATTTTATATGCTTCTTCCATAGCATACTTCATGTTCTCTTTAATGAACTCAAGAGCATTAGTCGCTTCTTCCTTACCGACAATACTAACACCACTTACGTCAAGCACTCCTAGAACACCATATAGCATTTCTGGTAGAGCTGTACGTGGAGCTATTCCCTCAATGACTTTTACCAAGGGTATACCACGAGACTCAGCCTCTTTGGCTAAATATCCATCACTAGTAATAATGACGATATTCGTGTTCCTAGCGAGTGCTTGTTTGTAAGCACTTATCGTCTCAAGTGTGTTCCCACTATAACTTATCACGAAGACAAGGTCTTTTTCAGAGACAAAAGCTGGTAGCTTATAGTCTTTTGAAACTATTACGGGTACACTATTGTCTTTCATGCGAGCCAAAGTATATACATAATCACCAACACAACCACTCCCGCCCATTCCAGTTATTACTACAATTCTAGGCTTCTCCCTAACTCCTACTTCACCCCACTTCTTTAAGCCACGCTCCATCTGTTCTATCCAGCCAAGATAGAGTTCCTCCACGACAAATATCACCCATGGATCAATTCTCTAGGGTAAAAGGATAAGACCCCCGATATATTAGTATTAGGTTACTAGAAAGGCGATGATTAAAGCCTAGACCCCAGCGACCATATGGGATGAGCTAACGCAGGCCTAGATGAGCACAATTTTTAAGAAAACCTATATCGTAGGGCACTGAGAGTTGAAGTTTCCTTGGAGCATGCTAAAGGGATGCTGGGTGATAGTAGGGCACGATGCTAATGCTAAGCAGCTTTTAACAGTCTATTTTGCACTTCTCGCATCACGTGATCACAAAGTATTTGTTATTCAAGGAAAACCATTAAAAGAAAATCTTTTTGAGATAACGAGTAAAAACATTGTGAAGAACGCTGTTCTAGATAATATCATAATTCTTGACTATAAAGATGAGACTACCAGAATACTATGTGACGACACAGAAAACCACATTATATTCTACGAGCCGCCAAACCTGCCTAAATGTAGAGGCAACTGTATAGTATTAACAACTCCACCATTGAAAAGAAAACTTGTTGAACCATGGATGAAAGTTACATTACATAAGATTTATGGTCACGAATATCTTCTCAGGACAAGTAGTGGTTCTTTCCGCATAGTTATAAGCCCTGAATTTATAGGGTTATCAAAAGGTCCTTCGGGAATACTTGGAGAAGCATTGAATTTACTGAGAAGTGCTATAGTTGATTATGGTTCATTAACTGTTAGAGACGCTATTGACATTATAGCTTATAATTTGGGTATGAAGAGAAGTGAAGCCAGGAACATATTAGGGCTTTTAGTTGAGAGAAAATATGTTGCGATAGACAAAAATAACGTCATTGTTTATTGAAATTATTCTTCTCTAAACACAATGTATATAGCTGGTTTTAGCGGTATTGCTGTTTTTCTCCTACCAACATAGGGCGCATTAACATCATTACTATAATAGACTTCTATAGGAGCCCCAACTTCTCTTTCTATCCAAGGTTTCAGTTGTTCTATTATAGTCTTTTCATCAAACTCGATATTCTTAATAATACTCCTTATGTCTGGAGATAGGTTTGAAGCAAGCTCAAATACTTGTCTCGCAATTTGGCTTGCCCTCTTTTTATCATCACTAGACGCTACTATCTCTCTCACATACTCTCTCATTATTCTTGATTCTTCAATGTATTCTATTGCTTTTCTTAATAATGAGTAATCGGATGGAGAAGCAACATGTATGATTATCTTTTCAGGCTTCATTTTCTTAACCTTAACTATTTCCTTAACATCCGAAATCAGCCTGTTGACATAGTCTAATCCGATAATAGATGCCGGGTCAACATATTCTTCAGGAATCTCTGGCCACGATGCCTCCACTACTAAGCCTTCTCCGCCTATTGTCTCCCATAATTCTTCCGCAAAGTATGGAGTATACGGTGATAAAGCTCTAATCCAGGCATCAAATATTTTAGCGAGGATTACTTTAGAGTCCTCGTCAAGATATCTTCCAAGAGACTTCAGTAATTCTATATATTTCTTAACATCCTCTTCAATAACATAGTATATAATGTTTCCAGCAGCTCTAATTCTTGATTCATCTAAGTACTTTTTAGCATCATCAAGTCTTTTGTAAATAATACTGAGTATCCATAAGTCTTCTATTCTAGAAGGTTTACTTAGTTTTTTATTTCTATACTCTCTAATTATATCCTTATACTCGTTTATGAGACTATGTATACGCTTCATTTGCTCTATAACTGCATAGACATGCTCTTCACGAAAGTCTAGATCTTGGTCTACTTCACTGATTAACGCTATAGCGAGTCTTAGTCCGTCAGGACTTAATTCACTAGCTAGTCTTCTTACCGGTATAACATTATAGAGACTTTTACTCATTTTTTGGCCATGGTATAATACATAACCATAGACAACTATTTGTCTGGGCCATTTCTCTTTAGGAAATATCGCTACGTGATTAAATATGAAGAATGTTAGATGGTTTTTAATGAGGTCTTTCGCGCTATGTCTGGAGTCTAAGGGATACCAGTAGTCGAATTCCCTTCTTGCTTCTTCTAGTACTTTTCGTGGTATTCCTGTTTCCTTAGATATCTTAGCTGGATCACCTTTACCTAATAGAATGTAATCCCATACCTTCTCGTTGAGTTGTTCGGGTTTTACGTTGTTTCTCCTAAGGATGTAGTTTACTGTGTAGAATGCCATGTATATTGTTGAATCGCTTAAACTCTCTATAACCCATGTTTCATCCCATGGAAGTTTTGTACCAAGTCCTCTTGTTCTAGCACAAGCTCTTCTCCTAACCCATTCTATTGTCTCTCTGAAGTCTTTCTTTACCTCGCTTGGTATGATCTTCATTGTCTCAATTATTTCTCTAGCAAGTTTTTTCCATTCTTCTTTACCATAGTCGATAAACCACTGGTTTTCAAGAACTTTTACTATTACTTTATTGCCCCATCTACTATAGACAGGTCCATTAATTATTTCATACATCTTATCAGCTAGACCAGAATTAGCTAGCCATAAAGCTGTTGCTTCACGTGCCTCAGGTACTGGTTTGCCTGCAATTAATGAAAGAACCGCCCCTTTTATGTATCGCCGAGCACTTTCATCACTAATATCACAAGCGATTCTCTCAACTATTTCACGTAGAACTATACCGTTTTTAAACTCGATACTGTATACCTCTTTTGTAGCTTCTTCTAATAGATCGCGTTCATCCTGAGTCTTTATACCTTTTTTCTCTACTACATCAACTGCAAGTGTTCTGGATAATCCAGGGACTTCTATCACAGGAACGGGTTTAAGCTCTTCAGGATCTACACCTAGTTTCTCAAGAAGTTCTTTATCATTGAGAATCTCTTTGAGAGCAACATAATCATAAGGAGCATGTGCTGGAACACTCATTACTATACCTGTACCAACATCTGGATCAACAAATCTTGCTGGAAGAACAGGTACTCTCCAGCCGGTAGCAGGGTTCCTCGCTCTTAATCCAATAAGCTTCTCTCCCTCAAACTCCTCAATTACATCAACTTTCTTGAGCTGATGAGAGAGCTTTAAAGCTGCTTCTTTACTTATAATCCATTTCATACCGTTTACTAACGCTTTAACGTATTTCGCCTTAGGGTTTACCCAGATGTTTACTGCACCGAATACTGTTTCGGGACGTAGTGTTGCTGCAGGCATTACTGTACCGTCTTCAAGTGTAAAGAATAGTAATGTAAACTCACCGATCTCGGGTTCCACATCACCTTTGGTATCATGACTGCTTACTGGTGTTCCAACAACCGGGTCCCAGCCCACAGGATGAGTTCCTTGAACTATATAGCCTTTCTCATAGAGTTTCTTGAACTGCCAATGTATGAATTTACTAAAGTCAGGGTCTATGCTAGTAAATTCTCTTCTCCAATCAATACTATAGCCCATTATCTTCATTGCTTCTTTTATTTCATTATGGAAGAAGCGGACCATAAACATTGGATCCTTCATTTTATCAATTATATCATCGCTGAGTCCATAGACTTTCTTGA contains:
- the leuS gene encoding leucine--tRNA ligase, translating into MPIVEAPETIREYISWLNRIAEKWRKIWDEKKVYETSPTNKPKFYVTAAFPYPNGMMHLGHARTYTLTDIYARFKRLEGYNVLFPMGFHYTGTPILAMADKIREGDESTIRFFKKVYGLSDDIIDKMKDPMFMVRFFHNEIKEAMKIMGYSIDWRREFTSIDPDFSKFIHWQFKKLYEKGYIVQGTHPVGWDPVVGTPVSSHDTKGDVEPEIGEFTLLFFTLEDGTVMPAATLRPETVFGAVNIWVNPKAKYVKALVNGMKWIISKEAALKLSHQLKKVDVIEEFEGEKLIGLRARNPATGWRVPVLPARFVDPDVGTGIVMSVPAHAPYDYVALKEILNDKELLEKLGVDPEELKPVPVIEVPGLSRTLAVDVVEKKGIKTQDERDLLEEATKEVYSIEFKNGIVLREIVERIACDISDESARRYIKGAVLSLIAGKPVPEAREATALWLANSGLADKMYEIINGPVYSRWGNKVIVKVLENQWFIDYGKEEWKKLAREIIETMKIIPSEVKKDFRETIEWVRRRACARTRGLGTKLPWDETWVIESLSDSTIYMAFYTVNYILRRNNVKPEQLNEKVWDYILLGKGDPAKISKETGIPRKVLEEARREFDYWYPLDSRHSAKDLIKNHLTFFIFNHVAIFPKEKWPRQIVVYGYVLYHGQKMSKSLYNVIPVRRLASELSPDGLRLAIALISEVDQDLDFREEHVYAVIEQMKRIHSLINEYKDIIREYRNKKLSKPSRIEDLWILSIIYKRLDDAKKYLDESRIRAAGNIIYYVIEEDVKKYIELLKSLGRYLDEDSKVILAKIFDAWIRALSPYTPYFAEELWETIGGEGLVVEASWPEIPEEYVDPASIIGLDYVNRLISDVKEIVKVKKMKPEKIIIHVASPSDYSLLRKAIEYIEESRIMREYVREIVASSDDKKRASQIARQVFELASNLSPDIRSIIKNIEFDEKTIIEQLKPWIEREVGAPIEVYYSNDVNAPYVGRRKTAIPLKPAIYIVFREE
- a CDS encoding bifunctional phosphoglucose/phosphomannose isomerase; its protein translation is MEELYLGWIEQMERGLKKWGEVGVREKPRIVVITGMGGSGCVGDYVYTLARMKDNSVPVIVSKDYKLPAFVSEKDLVFVISYSGNTLETISAYKQALARNTNIVIITSDGYLAKEAESRGIPLVKVIEGIAPRTALPEMLYGVLGVLDVSGVSIVGKEEATNALEFIKENMKYAMEEAYKIAVEINEKKKDLVIATHTPLEVLAIRGKNEFNENAKIPVKTDVSPEWAHNDIVGWEEPYRRDWFALLVVDPEDKAGMKLIEFMKTIYSEAGIETYTVELKGRTLLEKLLYGSLLLGLASVKLARLRGLDPLETRNIKRYKSIVKEIIGS